One window of the Trypanosoma brucei gambiense DAL972 chromosome 3, complete sequence genome contains the following:
- a CDS encoding protein kinase, putative → MIEYACGWLHAPVSSFNSRGETTSSSEGATWGIALGRFGPTAKCSLVRVLAVIVSGYYFFVGLCLVSAAKCICTDYWSMIEGLTNVANVSELREVTNLTDQLRYSLIVVSCVTLFVHLAISVVGVRHIRSLFMQLDANVEALHRVADALAVPHNGDATGTIDVNPKQSFSHAKSCKGIQNAATPEMANDMLMLLHQLRGLLPDSTFEKELTDVAVRQCNGAKLQCEKANLPVGSRLEAHSPRVMSQFRVSRRTAAGMVRNREILEHGGTGTTFRKRRVTVVVVCLSDFAHQVEEDLEHCLHFSRQFLSVVTQIVERYGGIIASVAPNKVVVTWNAFTDSPRHAQNGMQCACDVLVALQPFTQGLSVSPSLKLFPTIVATSGFVMAGTIRVSDHEDDVLSVYGNCISLSEELPSLLGALRVRCACVGALAHFCPSNFSCIPRDCVTDANNKRHIIYEMQDKALAQGRRHVEAFQAFQRGEHGVAHHLYTRIHEETRSDWNALRMSQICYYLEESHSVYTQRFPEWQLFPVEREHSCVNELQLGRRAYGFMKCEASPVEDHIRRAILKQTDTRALPHSYGRNEEESYRTPEVAKSDKCLIVKCNSSSLRYVTEFCDRQGLVFRMSKQVLGTGACGVAFLGLSQTGALVAIKEIELPLRTRAQNSNLSDLNRRRLRRKGIQVESAMEKTLDGIINEVSLLSRLRHANIMGYISSAIWGNKLLIVMELGSGGSLYDLIQKFGSIKESRARRYLRDVLQGLEYLHRKNIVHRDIKPQNVLLLETGLCKLTDFGTSQNLQKIANSCAPEGTPPYTAPEAARGKAEKASDIWSFGIMMLYVLSGSLPWPNMNQMTSHAFFYKVGHVESFMPCVDDKISHDAKQIVKRCCQRDPKERATARELLNNSFFNCTDTSTSCLVKDWPSSCGNISRSEFHL, encoded by the coding sequence ATGATAGAATATGCGTGTGGTTGGCTACACGCGCCTGTCAGTAGTTTCAACAGTAGGGGGGAAACCACTTCAAGCAGTGAAGGAGCAACGTGGGGTATCGCATTGGGAAGATTCGGCCCTACCGCCAAGTGTTCTCTTGTGAGAGTACTGGCAGTGATAGTTTCAgggtattatttttttgttggtttatGTTTAGTTAGTGCCGCAAAATGCATATGTACCGACTACTGGTCTATGATCGAGGGTTTAACAAACGTAGCGAATGTATCCGAGCTGAGGGAAGTTACCAACCTCACTGACCAGCTTAGATATTCACTCATAGTTGTTTCATGTGTGACTCTGTTCGTTCATCTCGCTATTTCTGTTGTCGGAGTGAGGCACATCCGTAGTTTGTTCATGCAACTCGATGCAAATGTCGAGGCGTTGCACCGTGTTGCCGATGCGTTGGCAGTGCCACACAACGGTGATGCAACGGGTACTATTGATGTGAATCCGAAGCAGTCCTTTTCCCATGCAAAAAGTTGTAAAGGGATTCAAAACGCTGCAACACCTGAAATGGCGAATGACATGCTTATGCTTTTGCACCAACTCCGTGGGTTACTTCCCGATTCCACATTTGAAAAGGAGCTAACAGACGTCGCTGTGCGGCAGTGTAACGGTGCCAAACTTCAATGTGAAAAGGCGAATCTTCCCGTTGGTTCCAGACTTGAGGCCCACTCACCGCGTGTCATGTCTCAGTTCAGAGTTTCGCGGAGAACTGCAGCGGGAATGGTTCGAAATCGGGAGATTTTGGAACACGGTGGCACTGGCACGACCttcaggaaaaggagggtcACGGTGGTAGTTGTTTGCCTCTCCGACTTTGCGCATCAAGTTGAGGAGGATTTGGAACATTGTCTTCATTTTTCCCGACaatttctttctgttgtAACTCAAATTGTTGAGCGGTATGGCGGTATCATTGCGAGTGTAGCACCTAACAAGGTTGTTGTGACATGGAATGCCTTTACGGATTCTCCCCGTCACGCACAAAACGGAATGCAATGTGCCTGTGATGTACTTGTTGCGCTCCAACCATTTACACAAGGTTTGAGTGTGTCACCGTCTCTTAAGTTGTTTCCGACTATTGTTGCTACTTCAGGGTTTGTTATGGCAGGAACGATCAGAGTTTCTGACCATGAGGACGATGTCTTAAGTGTTTACGGGAATTGTATTTCCCTGAGTGAGGAACTTCCATCACTATTAGGTGCGCTGAGAGTaaggtgtgcgtgtgttgggGCGCTGGCACATTTTTGTCCAAGCAACTTTTCGTGTATTCCACGAGACTGCGTAACAGATGCCAATAACAAAAGGCACATCATTTATGAGATGCAAGATAAGGCTCTCGCACAGGGCCGGCGTCATGTTGAGGCATTTCAAGCATTTCAGCGAGGAGAACATGGTGTCGCACACCATCTCTACACTCGAATACACGAAGAAACACGTAGTGATTGGAATGCCTTGCGTATGAGTCAGATTTGTTATTACTTGGAAGAAAGCCACAGCGTTTACACCCAACGCTTTCCGGAGTGGCAACTGTTCCCCGTTGAAAGAGAGCACTCATGTGTTAATGAGCTTCAACTTGGTAGAAGGGCATACGGGTTTATGAAATGCGAGGCTTCACCTGTTGAGGATCATATTCGCCGTGCCATTTTAAAGCAAACAGATACACGTGCCCTTCCGCACTCTTATGGACGAAATGAGGAGGAGTCGTACCGAACGCCCGAAGTCGCAAAATCAGATAAGTGTTTGATAGTTAAATGTAACTCGTCTTCTTTGCGGTATGTCACGGAGTTTTGCGACCGTCAAGGGTTGGTGTTTCGCATGTCTAAACAAGTATTAGGCACTGGGGCGTGTGGTGTTGCATTCTTGGGTTTGTCACAAACTGGTGCACTGGTTGCCATTAAGGAAATCGAACTTCCATTAAGGACTCGGGCACAAAACAGTAACTTAAGCGACCTAAACCGTAGGAGATTACGTCGGAAGGGAATTCAAGTGGAAAGTGCAATGGAGAAAACTTTGGATGGTATTATCAATGAAGTAAGTTTACTCTCCCGACTGCGTCATGCAAACATAATGGGTTACATATCGTCTGCCATTTGGGGTAACAAATTGCTGATTGTAATGGAGTTGGGTAGTGGTGGGAGTCTCTACGATCTCATACAAAAGTTTGGAAGTATAAAAGAGAGTCGTGCGAGACGATACCTCCGCGATGTATTGCAAGGACTGGAGTATTTGCATCGCAAGAATATTGTGCACCGGGACATTAAACCTCAGAATGTTCTGCTACTTGAGACCGGTTTATGTAAACTTACTGATTTTGGTACTTCACAAAACTTGCAGAAAATCGCCAACAGTTGTGCACCTGAGGGAACTCCCCCTTATACGGCACCTGAAGCAGCGAGAGGAAAAGCGGAAAAGGCATCTGATATTTGGAGTTTTGGCATTATGATGTTGTATGTTTTAAGTGGTTCCCTCCCATGGCCAAACATGAACCAAATGACTTCTCATGCATTTTTCTACAAGGTGGGACATGTGGAAAGTTTTATGCCATGTGTAGATGATAAAATTTCTCACGATGCGAAGCAAATCGTCAAGCGTTGCTGCCAACGGGACCCGAAAGAACGGGCCACCGCACGGGAACTTTTGAATAATTCATTTTTTAACTGCACGGACACTTCTACGAGTTGCCTCGTTAAGGACTGGCCATCCTCTTGTGGAAATATCTCGAGAAGCGAATTTCATTTGTAG
- a CDS encoding nuclear transcription factor, putative, with protein sequence MVEITELAKDISERLRNGSYECVICSNAVYLRDKLWSCTVCYGVVHMPCVRSWVKAQVEEREKRDATAGGSSASSISLNEFRCPICQALTPVSAVAEFSCFCGKVCNPTPDPLLVPGSCGDTCGRRRKDELCPHACALMCHPGPCTPCQLTRTQSCFCGKTSKTVGCSSGIHGFECEGICGKLRECGKHNCGVPCHEGPCPVCTILSTDSCYCGATKRTQRCGESGPFPCGNPCSKIIDCGNHRCLSKCHKDACEPCFRTPERMVFCPCGKVRLQQLLNSPRKSCLDPIPSCGLVCEGFLPCGHTCSDVCHESPTCPPCTKLVSMKCGCGSQNYQIYCFFTYLPPGEWKAAAERSGLSKDKIISHFPPVCKKPCRKHLSCGKHTCKENCCTNEDHTCYKICTKRLSCGTHSCGQLCHKGLCLPCSVASYDRLYCRCRRTWVEPPVPCGTKPPNCSHECIVPRPCGHPANHPCHIENECPVCVVPVEKKCGSHATVIPYYLPCYRESVSCGKKCGKLMSCCGKPCGKICHTGKCEHKCQTPFPALE encoded by the coding sequence ATGGTGGAAATCACTGAACTCGCAAAAGACATCTCCGAGAGGTTACGAAATGGGTCTTACGAGTGCGTTATTTGCTCCAACGCGGTTTATCTACGAGATAAACTTTGGTCGTGTACTGTCTGCTACGGTGTTGTGCACATGCCGTGCGTAAGATCTTGGGTAAAGGCTCAGGTTGAGGAGCGGGAGAAGCGTGATGCCACTGCTGGTGGTTCCTCCGCTTCTTCTATTTCCCTCAATGAGTTTCGCTGCCCTATCTGCCAAGCTCTAACACCTGTTTCGGCCGTAGCGGAGTTTAGTTGTTTCTGTGGAAAGGTGTGTAACCCAACTCCGGATCCCTTACTTGTCCCTGGTTCATGTGGCGACACATGTGGACGCCGTCGTAAGGACGAGTTGTGTCCCCATGCCTGCGCGCTTATGTGTCATCCAGGTCCTTGTACTCCATGTCAACTGACACGTACACAATCATGTTTCTGTGGAAAGACGAGCAAAACTGTGGGGTGCTCTAGTGGAATTCATGGCTTTGAGTGTGAAGGTATTTGTGGGAAACTGCGTGAGTGTGGAAAGCATAACTGTGGTGTCCCGTGTCATGAAGGGCCTTGTCCCGTGTGCACTATTCTTTCCACAGATTCGTGTTATTGTGGTGCTACGAAGCGAACTCAGCGCTGTGGCGAAAGCGGGCCGTTTCCATGTGGAAACCCGTGCTCAAAAATTATTGATTGTGGCAACCACCGATGTCTTTCCAAATGTCATAAGGACGCGTGTGAGCCCTGCTTTCGGACCCCTGAGCGTATGGTATTTTGTCCTTGTGGGAAGGTGCGACTGCAGCAACTGTTGAATTCGCCCAGGAAATCGTGTTTGGATCCTATTCCCTCCTGCGGGTTGGTGTGTGAAGGTTTTTTACCATGCGGTCATACCTGCTCAGATGTGTGCCACGAAAGTCCCACATGTCCACCATGCACAAAATTAGTTTCGATGAAATGCGGTTGCGGATCGCAGAATTATCAAATCTACTGCTTTTTCACATATTTGCCACCGGGTGAATGGAAAGCCGCCGCTGAAAGGTCCGGTCTCAGTAAGGATAAAATTATTTCTCACTTTCCTCCGGTGTGCAAAAAACCTTGTCGCAAGCATTTATCGTGTGGTAAACATACGTGCAAAGAGAACTGTTGCACCAATGAGGATCACACATGTTACAAAATCTGTACGAAACGCCTCTCTTGTGGAACGCACAGCTGCGGCCAATTATGCCATAAAGGTCTCTGTCTGCCATGTTCCGTGGCATCTTATGATCGTCTCTACTGCCGCTGCCGTCGAACTTGGGTGGAGCCTCCGGTGCCATGTGGAACAAAACCTCCAAACTGCAGTCATGAATGCATCGTTCCCCGTCCTTGTGGGCATCCGGCCAACCACCCGTGTCATATTGAAAACGAATGTCCCGTTTGTGTTGTTCCCGTTGAGAAGAAGTGCGGCTCGCATGCCACAGTGATTCCATATTATTTACCCTGCTACAGAGAGTCGGTGTCATGTGGTAAGAAGTGTGGTAAGTTGATGAGCTGCTGTGGAAAACCGTGTGGGAAGATATGCCACACCGGGAAGTGCGAACATAAGTGTCAAACACCATTTCCTGCACTTGAGTGA
- a CDS encoding 3,2-trans-enoyl-CoA isomerase, mitochondrial precursor, putative, producing MAATPYRFRLSSQCSHIRRHVCRRLITPQLSVRTCATGTESSNGARLIEVMESPIENIKILSMNNAPANVLSSAMIKEMLSSISEVCNPEKGCCKGIVLTSSLPNVFCNGLDLQLLSDKLPYDSFSSYWKQLQMLYITLNTLPVPVVAAINGDATGFGCIMALSTDYRVMAEKAEEGGGKQLKIGVDTVRCGLAVPPCFGAVVAHTVGYRACEMFLQRGVILCAAEAENAGLVDETVERADEVLVRALDMAENLSVGPPWSFWLVKDASRKAFMAPLCTQALRDADCANFYEFISNTEVRRDMRAYIAGSA from the coding sequence ATGGCTGCAACACCTTACAGGTTTCGGTTGTCTTCACAGTGCAGCCACATAAGGCGTCATGTGTGTAGACGGTTGATTACACCACAGTTATCTGTGAGGACATGTGCTACGGGAACGGAATCATCAAACGGTGCTCGTCTAATCGAGGTGATGGAATCTCCAATTGAGAATATTAAAATTCTTTCCATGAACAACGCTCCAGCGAATGTTCTATCGTCAGCCATGATAAAGGAGATGCTTAGTTCGATCAGTGAAGTATGCAACCCAGAGAAAGGATGCTGCAAGGGTATCGTGTTAACATCGTCTCTCCCTAATGTGTTTTGTAATGGACTTGATCTTCAATTATTGAGCGATAAATTGCCTTACgattctttttcatcctacTGGAAGCAACTGCAGATGCTTTACATCACTCTCAACACGCTTCCGGTTCCTGTCGTTGCAGCTATAAACGGAGATGCTACGGGTTTTGGATGTATTATGGCTCTGTCTACTGATTATAGAGTTATGGCCGAGAAAGCAGAAGAGGGGGGAGGCAAACAATTAAAAATTGGTGTTGATACGGTTCGATGTGGATTGGCAGTTCCACCTTGCTTTGGTGCGGTTGTGGCTCACACGGTTGGATATCGTGCATGTGAAATGTTTCTTCAGCGTGGTGTGATTCTTTGTGCAGCTGAGGCTGAAAATGCGGGTCTTGTAGATGAAACGGTGGAAAGGGCTGATGAGGTTCTTGTGCGTGCTTTGGATATGGCAGAAAACCTGTCCGTAGGACCCCCGTGGTCTTTTTGGTTGGTAAAAGACGCTTCACGCAAGGCGTTTATGGCCCCCCTTTGTACGCAAGCCCTTCGTGATGCCGATTGTGCAAACTTTTACGAGTTTATCAGCAACACGGAGGTGCGACGTGATATGAGAGCGTACATTGCAGGTAGTGCGTAG
- a CDS encoding UDP-Gal or UDP-GlcNAc-dependent glycosyltransferase, putative, with protein MAIKSRGVKVVIIVFIAVYVLTITNVLISLHRFHQNSQKEVVKIQRDEPLPDFEYTEDDKMALEFVTPHIIKKWRNHNYLVALGIPSPDNEERRRRRQLQRDTCWKYPGVATVENNFEGDMLVAYVLARHPQFDYKYSPELKDEANKWRDVITLPINEGRVTTKKKLGEVAHWGLDAEIGMSRKIYLWFELGARLLPKTSYFSKGDDDAFFHSPQYIIDLRTLPRRGVYWAFHWRINPVRPFIFGRGLLYTMSRDVVNKFVTYEPVRRLVHVPFSFDRLLEFKQSIMEYEDAMVGHALSYQNPEELLFVNESCCRFIILNGNECKPPKNNNFVVVHGIQEEEYAIMVERFKNYTTPVPVQFIPSKYGWMANCTLPPDPQRRRDAEWTA; from the coding sequence ATGGCAATCAAATCACGAGGAGTTAAAGTTGTAATTATAGTTTTTATTGCCGTGTATGTGTTAACAATTACAAATGTTCTCATTAGTTTACATCGTTTCCACCAAAATTCCCAAAAGGAGGTGGTTAAAATTCAACGAGATGAACCATTACCAGATTTTGAGTACACCGAAGATGACAAAATGGCGTTAGAATTTGTAACACCGCATATTATAAAGAAATGGCGGAATCATAATTATCTCGTAGCACTCGGTATTCCTTCACCAGATAATGAAGAGCGACGGCGGCGGAGACAACTTCAACGGGACACATGTTGGAAATATCCGGGAGTTGCCACCGTAGAAAATAATTTTGAAGGAGATATGCTCGTAGCATATGTATTGGCTCGTCATCCACAATTTGATTACAAATATTCACCTGAATTGAAGGATGAAGCAAATAAATGGCGGGATGTCATTACGCTCCCCATAAATGAAGGTCGTGTCACAACTAAAAAGAAATTAGGAGAAGTTGCGCATTGGGGACTTGATGCGGAAATTGGTATGAGTCGgaaaatatatttgtggttTGAATTGGGAGCGCGCCTTCTTCCAAAAACAAGTTATTTCTCTAAAGGTGATGATGACGCGTTTTTCCATTCACCGCAGTACATTATTGATTTGAGAACTTTACCGCGTCGTGGTGTTTATTGGGCATTTCATTGGCGTATAAATCCAGTGAGGCCTTTTATATTTGGCCGTGGTCTCTTGTACACCATGTCGAGGGATGTTGTTAATAAATTTGTAACATATGAACCGGTACGCCGCCTTGTGCATGTGCCATTCAGTTTTGATCGGCTTCTTGAATTTAAGCAATCCATTATGGAATATGAAGATGCCATGGTCGGTCATGCACTTTCTTATCAAAATCCAGAagaattattatttgtgaaTGAAAGTTGCTGCCGCTTCATCATATTGAATGGTAATGAGTGCAAGCCACCGAAAAATAACAATTTTGTAGTAGTTCATGGTATTCAAGAAGAagaatacgcaataatggtGGAACGCTTTAAAAATTACACAACTCCCGTTCCTGTTCAATTTATTCCCTCAAAATATGGTTGGATGGCCAATTGCACATTACCACCAGATCCACAACGGCGGCGGGATGCGGAATGGACGGCATAA